In Bacteroidota bacterium, one DNA window encodes the following:
- the secE gene encoding preprotein translocase subunit SecE codes for MATQTPEKKTGYLTEVRKEMRKVSWPTRQQVISNTVLTLVSSLALALFTFGFDQVISRVLKVIYALGG; via the coding sequence ATGGCGACCCAGACTCCTGAGAAAAAAACTGGCTACCTCACCGAGGTCCGCAAGGAGATGCGCAAGGTCTCCTGGCCAACCCGCCAGCAGGTGATCAGCAACACCGTACTCACGCTCGTATCGTCGCTGGCGCTGGCGCTCTTCACGTTCGGCTTCGATCAGGTGATCAGCCGGGTCCTGAAGGTCATCTACGCCCTCGGCGGCTGA
- the nusG gene encoding transcription termination/antitermination protein NusG, which yields MGSPIRKWYVLRTFSGHEKKVKEYLESEVERLGYEDKLTDILIPTETVFEMRGGKKRTREKTFFPGYMLINAIVDPYVKEVISGAPSTIGFLSTGTDGEPTPLRPDEVNRILGRMDDAREQGEVPEMPFKEGDPIKVVDGPFNNFTGVVEEVLPDKMKVRVMVSIFGRKTPLELDYLQVEHEQ from the coding sequence ATGGGCAGCCCGATCCGCAAGTGGTACGTCCTCCGCACCTTCTCCGGTCACGAGAAGAAGGTCAAGGAGTACCTCGAGAGCGAAGTCGAACGGCTTGGCTACGAAGACAAGCTCACCGACATCCTCATCCCGACTGAAACCGTCTTCGAGATGCGCGGCGGCAAGAAGCGCACACGTGAGAAGACGTTCTTCCCGGGCTACATGCTCATCAACGCGATCGTGGACCCCTACGTGAAGGAGGTCATCAGCGGCGCGCCGAGCACCATCGGCTTCCTCTCGACCGGCACCGACGGCGAGCCCACGCCGCTCCGCCCCGACGAAGTCAACCGCATCCTCGGCCGTATGGACGACGCTCGCGAGCAGGGCGAAGTCCCCGAGATGCCGTTCAAGGAAGGCGACCCGATCAAGGTGGTGGACGGCCCGTTCAACAACTTCACCGGCGTCGTCGAGGAGGTGCTGCCGGACAAGATGAAGGTCCGCGTCATGGTCTCCATCTTCGGCCGCAAGACGCCCCTCGAACTCGACTACCTCCAGGTGGAGCACGAGCAGTAA